The following are from one region of the Polaribacter marinaquae genome:
- a CDS encoding LacI family DNA-binding transcriptional regulator, with the protein MNKKKKTTIKDIANVLNISAAAVSKALHNDSRISEKTKKAVRQVAENLNYQPNHLASALRSGKSNLVGVIVPRTNSNFFSSVIQNIEHVLNSKGYNIIITQSNESYKKECDSIDTLLFTQVDGIIASMANETVDLQYYEKIKSKGIPLILFDRGENDLNVDYIGIDDYNSSHVIVEHLLAQGCKRIAHIGGYKRTRIYNNRIRGYIDALKKHNLPLDDELLIETNLSIENGREKMQELLKLKNRPDAVYVAGDYAALGALQVLNEQGIKMPEEIALVGFGNEPFTDMVTPSITSVNQHSEQIGKLAAETFLNYTHKKTIKQELRKQILDAELIIRKSSNKV; encoded by the coding sequence TTGAATAAAAAAAAGAAAACTACTATAAAAGATATTGCTAACGTGCTTAATATCTCTGCAGCAGCAGTTTCTAAAGCACTACATAACGATTCTAGAATTAGCGAAAAAACTAAAAAGGCAGTAAGACAAGTTGCCGAAAATTTAAATTATCAACCAAATCATTTGGCAAGTGCATTAAGAAGCGGTAAATCAAATTTGGTTGGCGTTATTGTACCTAGAACAAATAGTAATTTTTTCTCTTCTGTTATTCAAAATATAGAACATGTTTTAAACAGTAAAGGCTATAATATAATAATAACCCAATCTAACGAATCTTATAAAAAAGAATGTGATAGTATAGATACACTTCTTTTTACACAAGTAGATGGTATTATTGCTTCTATGGCCAATGAAACTGTAGACTTACAGTATTATGAAAAGATTAAATCTAAAGGAATACCATTAATATTGTTTGATAGAGGTGAGAACGATTTAAATGTAGATTATATTGGTATTGATGATTATAATAGTAGCCATGTAATAGTAGAACACTTGTTAGCACAAGGATGCAAAAGAATTGCGCATATAGGTGGTTACAAAAGAACAAGAATTTATAACAACAGAATTAGAGGTTATATTGATGCATTAAAAAAACACAATTTACCTTTGGATGATGAGTTGTTGATTGAAACGAATCTCTCTATTGAAAATGGAAGAGAGAAAATGCAAGAACTCTTAAAATTAAAAAATAGACCAGATGCAGTTTATGTTGCTGGTGATTATGCCGCTTTGGGTGCATTACAAGTATTAAATGAACAAGGTATTAAAATGCCAGAAGAAATTGCATTGGTTGGTTTTGGAAATGAACCTTTTACAGACATGGTTACACCTAGCATAACAAGTGTTAACCAACACAGTGAACAAATAGGTAAATTAGCTGCAGAAACTTTTCTAAACTACACTCATAAAAAAACGATTAAACAAGAATTAAGAAAGCAAATTCTTGATGCAGAATTAATTATAAGAAAATCTTCTAATAAAGTATAA
- a CDS encoding bifunctional 4-hydroxy-2-oxoglutarate aldolase/2-dehydro-3-deoxy-phosphogluconate aldolase, with amino-acid sequence MAQYTRLEVAQVMKDTGMVPLFFHNDIEVSKKVLKACYNGGARLMEFTARGDFAHEVFGELTKYAIKELPGMIMGVGSVTDGAAASLYMSLGANFIVTPVLREDIAIACNRKKVLWSPGCGTLSEIAKAEELGCEIVKLFPGDIYGPQFVKGIKGPQPWTSIMPTGGVSPTKENLEGWFNAGVTCVGMGSKLMAKDADGNFDYEKIESKTKGALDIIKELRK; translated from the coding sequence ATGGCACAATATACAAGATTAGAAGTGGCGCAAGTAATGAAAGATACAGGTATGGTTCCTTTATTTTTTCATAATGATATAGAAGTAAGTAAAAAAGTTTTAAAAGCTTGTTATAATGGTGGTGCTCGATTAATGGAGTTTACTGCTAGAGGAGATTTTGCCCATGAAGTTTTTGGTGAACTTACAAAATACGCAATAAAAGAATTACCAGGAATGATTATGGGAGTAGGTTCTGTTACCGATGGTGCAGCAGCTTCTTTATACATGTCTTTGGGTGCAAACTTTATTGTAACACCGGTTTTAAGAGAAGATATTGCAATAGCTTGTAATAGAAAGAAAGTATTATGGTCTCCTGGTTGTGGTACATTATCAGAAATTGCTAAAGCAGAAGAATTAGGTTGCGAAATAGTAAAATTATTTCCAGGTGATATCTACGGACCTCAATTTGTTAAAGGTATTAAGGGGCCACAACCTTGGACGAGCATTATGCCAACAGGTGGAGTATCTCCAACAAAAGAAAATTTAGAAGGATGGTTTAATGCAGGTGTAACTTGTGTTGGTATGGGTTCTAAATTAATGGCAAAAGATGCAGATGGGAATTTTGATTATGAAAAAATAGAAAGTAAAACAAAAGGAGCTTTAGATATTATTAAAGAACTTAGAAAATAA
- a CDS encoding UDP-2,3-diacylglucosamine diphosphatase codes for MISITTANNKKVYFASDQHLGAPTAEASFPREQRFVNWLNTIKKDAEAIFLLGDLFDFWFEYKTVVPKGFVRVLGKLAEIKDAGTPIYFFVGNHDLWMNDYFEKELNIPVFHSPQEFKINNKVFLIGHGDGLGPGDKGYKRMKKVFTFPLFKWMFRWLHPDLGVKLGQYMSVKNKMISGDEDAKFLGEDNEWLVQYCKKKLTQKHYDYFVFGHRHLPLEIKLKENSTYINLGDWIQYFTFGEFENETLSLKKD; via the coding sequence ATGATTTCTATTACTACAGCCAATAACAAAAAAGTATATTTTGCTTCTGATCAACATCTAGGAGCACCAACTGCAGAAGCAAGTTTTCCTAGAGAACAACGGTTTGTAAATTGGTTAAATACTATTAAAAAAGATGCTGAAGCTATTTTTTTATTAGGCGATTTATTCGACTTTTGGTTCGAATACAAAACAGTTGTACCTAAAGGATTTGTTAGAGTCTTAGGCAAACTTGCAGAAATTAAAGATGCTGGAACTCCTATTTATTTTTTCGTTGGAAACCATGATTTATGGATGAACGATTATTTTGAAAAGGAATTAAATATTCCGGTATTTCACAGTCCGCAAGAGTTTAAAATAAATAATAAAGTTTTTTTAATAGGACATGGTGATGGTTTAGGCCCAGGTGATAAAGGCTATAAACGCATGAAAAAAGTATTTACTTTTCCTTTATTTAAATGGATGTTTAGATGGCTTCATCCAGATTTAGGTGTTAAATTAGGACAATATATGTCTGTAAAAAACAAAATGATTTCTGGTGATGAAGACGCTAAGTTTTTAGGAGAAGATAACGAATGGCTAGTACAATATTGTAAAAAGAAGCTAACACAAAAACACTACGATTATTTTGTTTTTGGGCACAGACACCTTCCTTTAGAAATAAAACTAAAAGAAAATTCTACTTACATAAACTTAGGAGATTGGATTCAGTATTTT
- a CDS encoding ribose-phosphate pyrophosphokinase: MPTNQLAPKLFACRQSTVLAEKIAKEYNTTLGKVKTTYFSDGEFQPAFEESVRGRRVFIIGSTFPNADNLMEMLLMLDAAKRASARHITAVMPYFGWARQDRKDQPRVAIGAKLVANLLQSAGATRIMTMDLHADQIQGFFEKPVDHLFASTIFMPYINSLKLENLTIASPDMGGSKRAYAYSKHLHSDVVICYKQRKKANVISHMELIGDVKGKNVILVDDMIDTGGTLAHAADLMMKRGALSVRAICTHPILSGGAYEKIENSGLTELIVSDTIPLKKETSKIKVVSCAPLFADVMHKVQDNTSISGQFLM, from the coding sequence ATGCCTACAAATCAATTAGCACCAAAACTTTTTGCCTGCAGACAAAGTACAGTTTTGGCAGAAAAAATTGCAAAAGAATACAATACAACACTAGGAAAAGTTAAAACAACATACTTTAGCGACGGAGAATTTCAGCCAGCATTCGAAGAATCTGTTAGAGGAAGAAGAGTATTTATAATAGGTTCTACTTTTCCTAACGCAGATAATTTAATGGAAATGTTGTTAATGTTAGATGCTGCTAAAAGAGCATCTGCAAGACACATTACTGCTGTAATGCCATATTTTGGTTGGGCAAGACAAGATAGAAAAGATCAACCAAGAGTTGCAATTGGTGCAAAATTGGTAGCAAACCTATTACAATCTGCAGGTGCTACTAGAATAATGACAATGGATTTACACGCAGATCAAATTCAAGGTTTTTTCGAAAAGCCAGTAGATCATCTTTTTGCGTCAACTATTTTTATGCCATATATAAATAGTTTAAAATTAGAAAACTTAACAATAGCATCACCAGATATGGGAGGTTCTAAGAGAGCATACGCATATTCTAAACACTTACATTCTGATGTTGTAATATGTTACAAGCAACGTAAAAAAGCAAATGTAATTTCTCATATGGAGTTAATTGGTGATGTAAAAGGTAAAAATGTTATTCTTGTTGATGATATGATAGATACTGGAGGAACATTAGCACATGCAGCAGATTTAATGATGAAAAGAGGTGCTTTAAGTGTACGTGCAATATGTACACATCCTATACTTTCTGGCGGTGCGTACGAGAAAATAGAAAACTCTGGTTTAACAGAATTAATAGTTTCTGATACAATTCCTCTAAAAAAGGAGACTTCAAAAATAAAAGTTGTATCTTGCGCGCCCTTATTCGCTGATGTTATGCACAAA
- a CDS encoding S41 family peptidase encodes MNKKNLPLFLAVAVVFGILIGLSFGGNSSSLMSFSKSSSQEQKIKKLINFIENDYVDKVSTDSLLDGAITQMLGKLDPHSVYIPKENLQAVKENMQGNFVGIGVQFRMISDSITVIQPIKGGPSIKAGIKAGDRILMANQDTLFGQNMFNKFGVNVFANKVPEYLKGEPGTKVELQIYRKSTDSIFTVDVTRGKVNIKSVDLSYMINDSIGYIKLDRFARNTYSEFKSSLNSLIDDGMTDLVLDLRGNGGGFIDIANSIVDEFLEDDKLIVFTKDNKGDIDESFATSKGDFEKGGLYVLIDENSASASEIVAGALQDNDKGTIIGRRSFGKGLVQIEMDLGDGSAVRLTTARYYTPTGRSIQKPYSGNGNSNYYKDYQERINRGELLNKDSIKVVDSLSFKTPKGKIVYGGGGIIPDVFVAVDTTSYMNRYYFNTINDFAFDYVDNNRKELSTWNIESFINDFDTDDKIYNTYLSEIKDKIKPSFRTKQSIKKYLKASIANVLFGDVGFYRIIHKDDKMLQKVLELETNNE; translated from the coding sequence ATGAATAAAAAAAACCTTCCATTATTTCTTGCAGTTGCTGTTGTTTTTGGAATTTTAATAGGATTATCTTTTGGCGGAAACTCTAGCAGTTTAATGTCTTTTTCGAAAAGCTCTTCTCAAGAACAAAAAATAAAAAAACTTATAAATTTTATAGAAAACGATTATGTAGACAAAGTCTCTACAGATAGTTTATTAGATGGTGCAATTACACAAATGTTGGGTAAACTAGACCCACATTCTGTTTATATTCCTAAAGAAAACTTACAAGCTGTTAAAGAAAACATGCAAGGTAATTTTGTTGGTATTGGTGTTCAATTTAGAATGATTTCAGACTCAATTACCGTAATTCAGCCTATAAAAGGAGGTCCAAGTATTAAAGCAGGTATTAAAGCCGGCGACAGAATCTTAATGGCAAACCAAGACACTTTATTTGGGCAAAATATGTTTAACAAGTTTGGTGTAAATGTTTTTGCTAACAAAGTGCCAGAATACTTAAAAGGAGAACCTGGTACCAAAGTAGAGCTTCAAATTTATAGAAAAAGTACAGATTCTATTTTTACAGTAGATGTTACTCGCGGTAAAGTAAACATCAAAAGTGTAGACTTATCTTACATGATTAACGACTCTATTGGCTATATAAAATTAGATCGTTTTGCTAGAAACACGTATTCAGAATTTAAATCATCATTAAATAGTTTAATAGACGATGGTATGACAGATTTAGTTTTAGATCTTCGTGGCAATGGCGGTGGTTTTATAGACATTGCGAACAGTATTGTTGATGAGTTTTTAGAAGACGATAAATTAATTGTTTTTACAAAAGATAATAAAGGCGATATCGACGAATCTTTTGCAACATCTAAAGGAGATTTTGAAAAAGGTGGTTTATATGTTTTAATTGACGAAAACTCAGCATCAGCATCAGAAATTGTTGCCGGTGCCTTGCAAGACAACGACAAAGGAACCATAATTGGTAGACGTTCTTTTGGTAAAGGTTTGGTGCAAATAGAAATGGATTTAGGCGATGGTTCTGCAGTAAGATTAACTACAGCTCGTTATTACACACCAACCGGTAGATCTATTCAAAAACCATATTCTGGTAACGGAAATAGCAACTATTATAAAGACTATCAAGAAAGAATAAATAGAGGAGAATTACTAAATAAAGACAGTATAAAAGTAGTAGATTCTTTAAGTTTTAAAACACCTAAAGGAAAAATAGTATATGGCGGTGGTGGTATTATTCCTGATGTTTTTGTTGCTGTAGACACAACTTCTTACATGAATAGATATTATTTTAACACAATTAACGATTTTGCTTTTGATTATGTAGATAATAATAGAAAAGAATTATCTACTTGGAATATCGAATCTTTTATAAATGATTTTGATACAGACGACAAAATATACAATACTTATTTATCAGAAATTAAAGACAAAATAAAACCTTCTTTTAGAACAAAACAAAGCATTAAGAAATACTTAAAAGCATCTATTGCAAACGTACTTTTTGGAGATGTTGGTTTTTATAGAATTATTCATAAAGACGACAAAATGCTTCAAAAAGTTTTAGAGTTGGAAACTAACAACGAATAG
- a CDS encoding HupE/UreJ family protein, with the protein MDDFILYFKMGLNHVLDFNAYDHILFLIVLAVVFSFNQLKKVLWLVTLFTIGHSITLALSAYGILNIDMKLIEFLIPVTIFITGVINVFTAKKSSYGKENTNLVFALFFGLIHGLGFSNYFKMMIGKEDDKLMPLLEFAVGIEAAQIIIVLGILIIGTLLQNFFKVTRRDWILVCSSIVIGFSIQMMLDRVFW; encoded by the coding sequence ATGGACGATTTTATTTTATATTTTAAAATGGGTCTTAACCACGTGTTAGACTTTAATGCTTACGATCATATTTTATTTTTAATTGTTTTAGCTGTAGTATTCAGTTTTAACCAACTAAAAAAAGTTTTATGGTTGGTTACACTTTTTACCATTGGTCATTCTATAACCTTAGCTTTATCTGCTTACGGCATTTTAAATATAGATATGAAACTGATAGAGTTTTTAATACCAGTTACTATTTTTATTACGGGTGTAATTAATGTTTTTACAGCTAAAAAATCATCTTATGGTAAAGAAAACACCAACTTAGTATTTGCTTTATTCTTTGGTTTAATTCACGGTTTAGGTTTTTCTAATTATTTTAAAATGATGATTGGTAAAGAAGATGATAAATTAATGCCATTATTAGAATTTGCTGTTGGTATAGAAGCTGCACAAATAATAATTGTTTTAGGTATTTTAATAATTGGTACTCTTTTACAAAACTTTTTTAAGGTAACAAGAAGAGATTGGATTTTAGTTTGTTCTTCTATCGTAATCGGTTTTTCTATACAAATGATGTTAGACAGAGTTTTTTGGTAA
- a CDS encoding DMT family transporter translates to MKNNSAISYMIFSVIAFAIMNAIIKYLTIFNVYQVVFFRSIGTLCFTIPLILKQKTSFLGNNKKLLFLRAFFGVISITCFFQSLNYLAVGTAVSLRYTSPIFAAIFAAIFLKEKVKKIQWLLFFIAFLGVLIIKGFGVDVNTIGLLLIITSAIFLGLIFVIIRKIGNSENPLVIINYFMILAFVFGGIMSIDNWIMPNNLQWLLLLSSGVFGYIGQLYMTKAFQSNETNLVAPLKYLEVIAMIVIGSIWFDEVYNLWSLLGVFLILVGLIYNIYLKRKIS, encoded by the coding sequence ATGAAAAATAACTCAGCAATTTCTTATATGATATTTAGTGTTATTGCATTTGCAATAATGAATGCTATTATAAAATATCTTACAATATTTAATGTATATCAGGTAGTTTTTTTTAGATCAATAGGTACATTGTGTTTTACAATACCTCTAATTTTAAAACAGAAAACATCATTTTTAGGAAATAATAAAAAATTGTTATTCTTAAGAGCTTTTTTTGGTGTTATTTCTATTACTTGTTTTTTTCAATCATTAAATTATTTAGCCGTTGGTACTGCAGTTTCTTTAAGATATACATCGCCAATTTTTGCTGCAATTTTTGCTGCAATATTTTTAAAAGAAAAAGTAAAAAAAATACAATGGTTACTATTTTTTATTGCGTTTTTAGGGGTATTAATTATAAAAGGATTTGGTGTAGATGTAAATACAATTGGGTTATTATTAATTATAACATCAGCTATATTTTTAGGTTTAATTTTTGTAATAATTCGTAAAATAGGTAATTCAGAAAATCCTTTAGTAATTATAAATTATTTTATGATTTTGGCCTTTGTTTTTGGAGGTATTATGTCTATTGATAATTGGATTATGCCAAATAATTTACAGTGGCTTTTATTACTTAGTTCGGGTGTTTTTGGTTATATCGGACAACTGTATATGACCAAAGCTTTTCAGTCTAACGAAACAAACCTTGTAGCGCCATTAAAATACTTAGAGGTAATAGCAATGATAGTTATTGGTAGTATATGGTTTGATGAAGTTTACAATTTATGGTCTTTGCTAGGAGTCTTTTTAATATTAGTAGGCCTCATTTATAATATTTATCTAAAGAGAAAAATTTCATAA
- a CDS encoding sugar kinase: MGKVVTFGEIMLRLAPQGFLRFSQANNFDVVYGGGESNVAVSLANYGVDVDFVTRLPKNDIGECAMMEMRKRGVNVDKIVWGGDRLGIYFLETGAVSRGSKVVYDRAHSAIAEIESGMIDWDAVFDGVEWFHWTGITPAISQGSADVCLEAVKAASAKGITISTDLNYRAKLWKFCDDAHREKIMTELTSYCDIVLGNEEDAEMHFGIKPEGISVQTEGHNVKAEAFLSVCEQMMEKFPRAKKVITTLRGSISASHNTWAGVLYDGKTLYQTRQYQITDIVDRVGGGDSFMGGLIYGLLKYPEDDQNALDFAVAASCLKHTIKGDANLATVAEVEKLMGGDASGRVAR; encoded by the coding sequence ATGGGTAAAGTAGTAACTTTCGGAGAAATTATGTTAAGATTGGCTCCACAAGGGTTTTTAAGATTTTCACAAGCAAATAATTTTGATGTTGTTTATGGTGGTGGTGAGTCTAACGTAGCAGTTTCTTTAGCAAACTATGGTGTAGATGTAGATTTTGTAACTCGTTTACCAAAAAATGATATTGGTGAGTGTGCAATGATGGAGATGAGAAAACGTGGTGTAAATGTTGATAAAATAGTTTGGGGTGGAGACCGTTTAGGGATTTACTTTTTAGAAACAGGTGCAGTATCAAGAGGATCTAAAGTAGTTTATGATAGAGCACATTCTGCTATTGCAGAAATAGAATCTGGTATGATCGATTGGGATGCTGTTTTTGATGGTGTAGAGTGGTTTCATTGGACAGGTATTACACCAGCAATTTCGCAAGGTTCTGCAGATGTTTGTTTAGAAGCCGTAAAAGCTGCAAGCGCTAAAGGAATTACGATTTCTACAGATTTAAATTACAGAGCAAAACTTTGGAAATTTTGTGATGATGCACATAGAGAAAAAATTATGACAGAGTTAACTTCTTACTGTGATATAGTTTTAGGAAATGAAGAAGATGCAGAAATGCATTTTGGTATTAAGCCAGAAGGAATCTCTGTACAAACAGAAGGACATAACGTAAAAGCAGAAGCTTTTTTATCTGTATGTGAGCAAATGATGGAAAAGTTTCCAAGAGCTAAAAAAGTAATTACAACTTTAAGAGGTTCAATTTCTGCATCTCATAATACATGGGCAGGAGTTTTATATGATGGTAAAACATTATACCAAACACGTCAATACCAAATTACAGATATTGTAGATAGAGTTGGTGGTGGAGATTCATTTATGGGAGGTTTAATCTACGGATTATTAAAATATCCAGAAGATGATCAAAATGCATTAGATTTTGCCGTTGCAGCTTCTTGTTTAAAGCATACTATTAAAGGAGATGCTAACTTAGCAACAGTTGCCGAAGTAGAAAAATTAATGGGTGGTGATGCATCTGGTAGAGTAGCTAGATAA
- a CDS encoding deoxycytidylate deaminase — translation MTEKKQLKYDKAYLRMALEWGKLSHCKRKQVGALIVKDRMIISDGFNGTPTGFDNCCEDDNGDTKWEVLHAEANAILKVASSTQSAKGATLYITLSPCTQCSKLIHQAGIKRVVYANAYKDLSGLKFLEKAGVELMNLPYE, via the coding sequence ATGACAGAAAAGAAGCAATTAAAATACGACAAAGCTTACTTAAGAATGGCTTTAGAATGGGGCAAACTTTCTCATTGTAAACGCAAACAAGTAGGTGCTTTAATTGTAAAAGATAGAATGATTATTTCAGACGGATTTAACGGAACCCCAACGGGTTTTGACAACTGTTGTGAAGATGACAACGGAGACACAAAGTGGGAAGTTTTACACGCAGAAGCAAACGCAATTTTAAAAGTTGCAAGTTCTACTCAATCTGCAAAAGGCGCAACACTTTACATTACTTTATCTCCTTGCACGCAATGCAGTAAATTAATTCATCAAGCAGGTATTAAAAGAGTTGTTTATGCTAATGCATACAAAGATCTTTCTGGTTTAAAATTTTTAGAAAAGGCTGGCGTAGAATTAATGAATTTACCTTATGAATAA